Within Kutzneria chonburiensis, the genomic segment CAACACCGTGCAGCAGACGCACTTCTTCCGCACGATCTGGCTCGACGTCTCGCGCCGGCTGGCCTGGCTGGAGGACTACGCCGCCGCCCAGACGCGCAACGCGGACCGCGAACCGCCGGGCCGGCTCGAGCACGGCATCCGCCTGGAGCACGTCACGTTCCGCTACCCCGGCACCGATCGCAAGGTGCTCGACGATGTCAGCATCACCCTGGACGCCGGCACGACCGTCGCCGTCGTGGGCGAGAACGGCGCCGGCAAGTCGACGCTGGTCAAGCTGTTGTGCCGGCTCTACGAGCCGACCGGTGGCCGCATCCTGGTCGACGGCGTCGACCTGGCCACGATCGACCCGGCGCGGTGGCGGGAACGGGTGTCCGGGGCGTTCCAGGACTTCTTCCCGTTCGAGTACACCGCCGGTGAATCCATCGGCATCGGCGACCTGCCGCGCATCGATGATCCTGTCGCACTTCGCACCGCCGTCACCCGCGCCGGCGCCGGCGACGCCGTGCCGGATCTGGCCCGTCAGCTGGGCGTGACCTGGGCGAACGGGGTCGATCTCTCGCACGGCCAGTGGCAGAAGGTGGCGCTGGCCCGCGGCTTCATGCGCCCCGATCCGCTGCTGCTCGTGCTGGACGAACCCACCTCGGCGCTCGACGCCGCCACCGAGGACGCGCTGTTCGAGCGCTACGCCGACGCCGGCGGCCACGGGGTGACGGTGCTGGTCTCGCATCGGCTGGCCACGGTGCGGATGGCCGACCTGATCCTCGTGCTGGACGGCAGCCACCTGGTCGAGCGGGGTTCGCACGCCGAACTGATGGCCGCCGACGGCCGCTACGCGCGGCTGTACCGGATCCAGGCCCGCGCGTACGGCCGAACGGGCAGTTGATCCAGGTCGTGGCCGATCCCGGTTTGGCCACCCCCGGTTAGACGACGATAACCTGACGGTCATGGACGAGTTTGTGGACACCGACGCCGTGTTGCCCGGCGTGACCTGATGCGGCTGCGGGTCTCCGCGTGCGGCGGGGTGTTCATCACCGATGGCCAGGTGGTCTGGGACGACTACCTGGAGCACCGGCAGTTCGTGCTCGGCACCGACACCGACGAGGTGATGCGGTGGTTCCTGCGCTGGCGGGACCGCGACTCGGTGCCGGAGCGGCTGCGGCCGGCCCGGGACGGGCTGCTGGCCAACGCCGTCCTGGTCGCCGAGGGCTCCCAGCGTGACGCCCAGGAGCAGGCCGTGCTGCACGCCTGGGATCGGTGGGGTCCGGTCACGCGGGCGTATCACTACTCGACCCGGACCACCCGCGACACCCCCTTCCTGGACGCGGGCGTGCCGGTCGACCGGCTCCGGTCGGTCGACACCTTCCGTGATGCGGAACGGGTTCCGTTGCCCTCGGTCGAGCAAGCCCAGTGGCGGCACCGAGATCTGCTCGACGTGCTCCGGCTTCGCCACGACAGCCGGGATTTCGGCCGCGGGCCGCTGCCGCTGGCCTCGCTCGGCGCGCTGCTCCAGGCCAGCGCGGTCAACTCGACCGAACTGTACGCGGCAGTACGGGACGTCGAGGGGCTCGAGCCCGGCGTCTACCACTACGACTGCCGCCCGCACGAGCTCGCCCTGGTCGGTGACGCCGTGCCCGACGCCGACCTGGTCGCGGCCTGCGGCGACCAGTCGTGGGTCGCCGGCGCCGCCCTGGCCGTCTTCTACACCAGCATCGTCCGTGATCACGACACGCCGCGGGCCTATCGCGTGCTGCAACTGGACGCCGGGCACATGAACCAGACGCTGTCGCTCACCGCGACCGCGCTGGGCCTGCGCAGCACGTTCACCGCCGCGATCCGGGACGAGCTGGTCGAGGAGCTCATCGGCTGCGACCCGGCCACCGAGTTCGCCATCGGCTGCGCACTCGTCGGCCCCGCCTGAGTTCGATCACGCGAACGCCTCCTGGGCCAACGCCGCGAACTCCTGGATGAGCCGGCTGCGGCGGCCCGCCTCCCAGGCCAGGCACACCTGGTTGGGCGGGATGTCGCGCACCGGCACGTGCACGATGTCCGGCCGGGTGTAGAACGTCGCCGTAGATAACGGCAACACCGTTACTCCGCGCCCGGTGGCCACGTGCTCCAGCTTCTCCTCCACCGCGGCGAAGTGCCCCACCGGCATGCGGGTGCCTTCCCGCAACTCGGTGGCGATGTCACGCCACTCCGGCACCGCGTCCGGGTGCTGGAGCAGGTGCTCGTCAGCCAGATCGGCGATGGCGATCGTCTCCTTGCCGGCCAGCCGGTGATCGGCCGGCAGCACGGCCACCCGCGGCTCGGTCAGCAACGGCCGCACGGTCAGGCCCGACTGGTCCACCGGCAGCCGGATGAGGGAGACGTCCACGCGGCCGTCGTGCACCACCTCGACCTGGTCGTCCCAATTCGTACGGACCACGTTGACCGTCAGCCCCTCGTGCCGCTCGGACAGCGCCCGCACGGCGGCCGTGACGATCAGGCCCGGCATGAAACCCACCGTGAAGGCATTCTTGCCCCTTGCGGCCTGACCCACCCGCAGCCTCAACGCATTCGCACTGGCCAGTAGCGGCCGCGCGTCGGTCAGCAGCTGTTCCCCCGCCGCCGTCAATTCGGTGCGCCGACGGTCCCGGACGAACAGCTGCGCCTTGAGCTCGTCCTCCAGCGCCCGGATCTGCCGGGACAGCACCGGCTGCGCGATGTGCAGTCGCTCCGCCGCTCGCCCGAAGTGCAGCTCCTCGGCAACGGCGACGAATTTTCTCAAGCGCTCCAGATTCAGCGCCGGCCTGCTGTAATCCGTCACAGCCCCTCCTCGACCCGTCGCGGCCAGCCGACGCCCGCGCACGTGTGGGCTGTTGCTCCGCCACTCCATCCTGCCGCGCGACGCCGGCTCCGGCACGTTCGCCCATCGAACCGCGCCGGTCCGTACCGCCGAAATGGCAGACCTTCCCGTAGTTGCTCGATATTCCCCGCGGATTGCCGATAGTGGGTAAATTGGTTGGAAGATCTGTCAATTCCTGCTCGAAGCACCCCCGACGTAAATCGGGCATCGATCCTTGCTCAGCAGGCGCAATGCCGTTGATGCGACGACAAGATCTCCTTACGGTGGTCATCACCGACGAAACCGAGGAGAGTTCGGATGAAGCGAGTACTCATTGCTGTTGCCGCCACGGGAATCTGCCTCACGGCGGCGATCGGAATGACACCCGTTGCGAGTGCCGCGCCAGCATCCAGCCTCACTGTGACGGGCAATCAGTGCACGGCCGGCGGCGGCACGGTCAAAAAGTTCGAAGTTCTTGGACACGTGCGGCTCGTCTGCTCCGGCGGCAGGTACGACCGCCAGTGGATCAAGGGCTGAGAGCCTGGTCCGTAGTGCAACCGCCGATCACCGTACGTGCGGTGATCGGCGGATACGGGGCCACCGCTACAGGGCCAGCTCGGCGACGGCGTCGGTGTGCCGGGGCTGCCAGCCGAGCTCGCGCCGGGCCTTGGCCGCCGTCAGCTGCTGGTCGAGGGCGAACGCCTCGGCGATCGGCCCCATCCGCCGGGTGGCTTCGGCCGTATCGACGGTCTTGATCTGCGCGCCGGTTGCGTGGGCCAGCGAGCGGCTGACGTCGGCGATGGTCGGGTTCTGGTCGTCGACGCCGGCGAAAACGCTGCGGGGCTTGGCGTTCAGCGCCCGCACGTACAGGTCGGCCAGGTCCTCGACGTGCACAAGGGCCCAGTGCGTGTGGCCGTCGCCGATCTGGATCAGCTCGCCGGACTCACGGGCCGGGGCGAGGTAGAACGCCTCGATCAGGCCGCCGTTGTTGCCGTAGACCAGACCGGGCATGACGATCACCGGTCGGCCGCCGTTGGCCAGCACCTGCTTCTCGTTGTCCAGCCGCCACGACGTGAGCGCCGGCGGGGCCATCGGGTGCCGCTCGTCGGCGATCCCGTTGGTGTTGCCGAAAACCCAGGTGCCGCCGGTGTGCACATAGGTGCCGCGGTCGGCCAGCCCGTCCTGCATGGCCAGCGCGGCGGCGAGGTCGACCTCGGCCGTCCGCTCGTCGGCCATGCCGAGGTGGATCACCGCGTCGGCGTGGGAAGCCTGGCCCCGCAACACATCCGTGTCGGTCAGCCCGCCACGGACGGCGGTCGCACCGGCGCTTTCCACGACGGCGACGGACTTGTCGGTACGGGCCAGTGCGGCGACCTCGTGGCCGTGCCGCACCAGCGCCCGGATCGCCGGGCCGCCCACATAGCCCGAGCCGCCGGTGACGAAGACCTTCATGACCTGGATCCTTTCGTTGCCTGACAAGAGCTTCGCCCCGGTCAGGCCACGATGTCCAAGACCCTTTGCCGCGCCTGTGATGCCGTATGGGTATCAGTACTTGCTGGTGCAGATGGCCGGCCCGGTCGAGGTGAACCCGTCCCGGAAGGCCTGCACCCGGGCGAAGCCGGACGGCACGGCCGCGCCGTTCACGTCGGCGGCGATCAGGCTGGATCCCATGAGCATCTCGGCCACGGCCTCGTCCAGGTCACCGGGTGACAGTTGCAGCGCCCCCTGGTGGCCGGGCGTGATCGTGCCGGCCCACATGCCGGTCAGGCACGCCGTGAGCTGGCCGGTCGCCGGACCGTCGACGGGGTGCCCGGTCGCGTGTTCGACGGCGAGTGCGAACCGCGACGCGATCTCGGCGAAAGCGGCGAAGTCACCGATGCCTCCTTTGGCGCCCTGCCGCGGCGACGTGCCGATCCGCGTCAGGTTGGGCAGGTCGAGCGTGATCTGGTCGGTGGTGGGGCAGTAGGCGGCCGGCGAGGTCGCCTTGGCGTCCGAACAGGACGGTGCGCCGGTCACCAGCTGCGCCTTGGCGTCCGGGAAGGCGGCCTTGAGCGTGGTCTGCAGGTCGCGCAGTGCACTGGGGTCGCTGACCCGGAGATTTCCCTTGCCCAGGCCCTGATCCTGGTCCTTGGGGTCGAACTGCTGCTCGGTGATCCGGCCCTGCACCTCGCGTACGTCGATCTGCGCGCAGCGCTTGGCGCCGTCGGAGAAGCCGAGCTGGAACGCGGTCACCCGGTCGAAAGCGTTGCCGTGCGCGCCATCCGCGGCGGCACTGGAGCCGGCGGTGTCGCGGATGAAGAACAGCGTGGCCATGATCGAGTTCAGGCCGGGGCCGGTGGAGAGCTGGAAGTGCGGCGCCTTGTTCTCCGCCACCGCGCGGAAGAACGTGCCGGCGTAGCAGTCGGCCTGCTGCTCCTTGACGATCGTCGGCGTGGCCTGGTTGACGTTGCCGAGCCGGAACTGCACGGCGTGGCCGAGCTCGTGGGCCAGCACCGCGACCACGGACATCGGGCCGAAGGAGTCGTTGAGCCGTGGCAGCAGCTCGGCGCGGTCCCAGGACACGGTGTCGTCCCTCTGGCAGTAGAAGGCGTTGACCAGCCCGGCGGTGCTGGAGTTGCACACCTTCAGCGCCGGCCCGTCCGACCGGTACGAGAGCAAACCCTTGACCGGCTTGAACTCCTTGCCGAAGTCGGCCGGCAACTCCTGCTGCCAGAACGACTGCACGTCGGCGACGGCGTTCGCGGCCAGCCGGTCCACCGCGCTGCCGTCGGTGTTGGCCACCGGCAGCCCGGCATCGGCCACGCCGGGCCGCGGGCCGCTGTCGCCGCTGGTCACGGCCAATCCGGCGACCTGGTTCGGGTCGGGGCGTTCGACCGCGCCGGTGCCGGCCACGACCCGGGCGCACCCGGTCGTCAGCACGGCGAGCGCGGCCAGCACGACGACGGCCTTGCGGATCATCGGGATTCTCCAGCGGGACAAGCGGTTCCGGCGGGTCCGGAGGCCGTTCGCGAGGTACACGGACGGCTCCCGGCACCGGTTCACGCCGGACGCCGGATGTTGCCCGTTTGCTCAGATGGCGTACTTCCAGCCGGTCAGCGCGTAGGCCCCGATCCACCCGCTGAGCAGCGCCGACGCCACGAGTACGGCCAGCACGGTGCCGCTGCGGCGGCGGGCGAGTCCGATGGCCACCGGGATCAGCAACGTGAACGCCGGCACGAGCAGCCGCATCTTGGAGTAGGTCACGCCGCTGGAGCCCGCGGTCATCACCACCAGCCCGATGCCGTACGCGATCAGCGGCCACGGCAGTTTGCGCACCACCCCGACCACGCACAACACGATCGCGCCCAGCACGACCAGCATGTTGGCCGTCTCCATCACCGACGAGTCCGTGGTCAGCACGGTCCGTACGAACTGCCAGGTGTTGGCGCCGAAGTCGAAGGCCGTGCCCCAGCCGGCCTTCTGCACCTCGAACCAGCCGGTCAGACTGCCGGTGCGGTTGGCGACCCAGCCCAGCCACGCGACCAGCCCAAGTGGACAGACCGCCGCGGCCAGCCAGGCTTTCGTCGTCTGGCCGTACACGATCACGGCCACGAACACGATCAGGATCAGCACGCCCGCGCTCGGCCGGACCAGACCCGCCGCCGCGCAACAGGAAGCGGCCAGCCACCAGCGGCGTTCCATCACGCCGACCAGCGTCCACGCGGCCAGCGCGCTGAACAGCGCCTCCGAGTACACCATGGACAATGTGACCGCCATCGGCGTCGAGGCGAACAGGGCCACGGTGATGAGCCCCACTCCGCGGTCTTTGGGCAGCCGCACGATGCCGTAGGCCGCGAACAGCCCGGCGATCAGGCTGGCCACCACGCCGACCAGCGGTAGCGCTGTGTCCGTCAGCCGGCCCAGCATGCCGACGACCAGCGGATATCCCGGGAAGAAGGCCAGCGTGGTGTCCGCGTCGAAGTGTCCGGCCGCGTCCACCTTGCCGGTGAAGTTGACCGCGTAGCCGTCGCGGGCGATCGACAGGTACCAGTCGCCGTCCCAGGCTTTCAGCACGTCCAGAACGTTTCGGTCGTGCACCGCGGCCAGCACGGCCAGTATCGCCACGCCGAGCAGGCGCACCGCCAGGTAGACGCCGGCCGGGGCCAGCACGTGCCGGGCCATGCGGTGCAGCCTGTTCTCGGCCGGCACGGCCAGGTCGGGCGCGAGGAGTTCGGTAGTCAAGTGTCGTCCGGAGGGCAGGCGGACGCCGCCGGTCGGCGCCCCGTTCATGGCTACCTATGCCGCGTGGTGGCCGGCGGGTTGCACGCGATTTTCGATGGCATACTCGGTTCCGGTGGACGACGACTTCAGCGAGTACTTCGCCGCGCGGGCGCATGCCCTGCGGGCGACCGCGTACCTGCTGTGCGGCGACTGGCACCGGGCCGAGGACATCACGCAGGTGGCGATGACCAAGCTCTATCTGGCGTGGCCCCGGCTGCGGGCCGTCGGGCTCGACGCCTACGCGCGCAAGGTGGTGGTGCGGACGTTCCTCGCCGAGAACCGTCGGCTGTGGCGCAAGCGCGAGCACCTGACCCATGAGCCGCCCGAGCTGCCCGTCGGTGCCGGCGACACCGAGGACCGCCTCATGGTGCAGGCCGCCCTCGCGGCAGTGCCGCCGCGCCAGCGCGCTGTGCTCGTGCTGCGTTACTGGAACGACCTGTCGGTCGAGGAGACCGCCGAGGCCCTCGGCTGTTCGACCGGCACCGTGAAGAGCCAGGCCGCCCGGGGCGTCGCCGCGCTGCGTCGGCGGCTCGGCCCCCATTTCGACGTGCTGTCACCGGACGGGAGGTGAGCCGTGGACCCCGATCTCGATGCCGAGAAGGTGCGGGCCCTGCTGGCCCGGGCCGGTGACCAGCCCGGTCCGCCGCTGGGCTTCACCCCGGCGACCATCGCCCGCCGAGGCCGCCGCATCCGCCTGCTGCGCTGGGGCGGCGCCGCCGCCGGGGCGTTGGTCGTGCTCGCCGGCGCCACCCTGTCCGTGCTGCTGCTCGCCACCCGCCCGGCCGAGCCCGCCGCACCTCCCCCGCCGCCCGCCACAGTGCCCGCCGCGACCACCACCGTCACCACGACCACGAGCGGCACCAGGACCACCACCGGCACCGGTGCTCCCGACGACACCGCGGCCGGGACCGGCGCCGCCGACCTGACCACGACCACGTCCCGCCAGCTCACGGCGACAACCACCACGACCTGGCTACCCGGCGACCCGACACCGACGTGAGGTCTTCGGCCGATGTAAGACCCAAGCCGCTTTGAGGTCTTACGCCGGCGCGGCCGCCGTCGACCACGGCCACCGACGCGAGGCCCTCACGCCGATGTAAGACCCATAACCGGTTACAGGTCTTACGCCGGCGGGATATCGGCACTGACCACCGTCGCGCCACGGTCGTCGACCACCGCGACCGAGGCCAGGTCCGAGGGGTCGAGCGTGACCGCGCCGTAGATGGGGAAGGGCGGCTGGTCGCTCTGGACCCAGCCGCCGGCCTCGTAGGCCTTGCCGGCATGGTCGTAGGCGAACAGCCGGCAGCGGGTGCCGCGTGGCACGGTGGCGTCTTCGATCTCGATGCCCAGCCAGCCGTTGGCCGGCGACACCGCCACGCGCAGGGTCGCATTTCCGCTGCGGCCGGTCACCTCGCGGGTGCCGGGCGCGGGCGGGCCGTCGTCGGTGTCGTTGTCGGCGTGGGCCAGCGTGAGCGGCGGCCGGGGCGCGGTGGCACGGCCGATCACGACCCCGGTCGTGACCAGGGCAGCGATCACCGCCACGGCGACAACGGTCCGCACCCACATGACCGGCCACCCTAGTCTTGGCCCCATGTTCGCGAAACTGGCCGAGGACCTGGCCGACCTGCCCGAGCTGCTGACGCAGACCCGCGACTACGCGACCCGCATCCTCGCCGGCCTCGACAACCGCCCGGCCGCGGTCATGGCCGGCTCGGACGACCTCCCGGTCTCGGTCGTGGGTGCGGAACCGGGAGCGGTGGGGCTGCCGGAGTCGGGGGCGGGGCTGCGGGCGGCGATGGAGGCGTTCGCCGACCGGTGGGAGCCGGGGTTCGCGAGCAGTGCGGGCCCACGCTACCTGGGCTTCGTGACCGGGGGCTCGACGCCGGCGGCGCTGGCCGGGGACTGGCTGACGTCGACCCTCGACCAGAATGCGCACGGGTCGGTCGGGTCGTCGGCGGTGGCGCTGGAGCGCGAAGCGGTGGCGTGGCTGGGATCGCTGTTCGGACTGGATCTGCCGGGTGCGTTCGTGACCGGGGCGACGATGTCGAACCTGGTCGGGCTGGCCATCGGCCGCGAATGGCTGGGCACGCTGCGCGGGGTCTCGGTGACCGATGAGGGGCTGGCCGAACCGGTGCGGGTGCTGTCCGGCACGCCGCATTCGAGCATCGGGAAGTCGTTGTCGATACTGGGAATCGGGCGCAAGCGACTGATCTCCGTGCCTACACTGCCGGATCGCGAAGCGGTCGATGTCGGCGCACTGGAACGGGAACTGGCCGAAGGGCCGGCGATCGTGGTGGCCAATGCCGGCACGGTCAACACGGTGGACTTCGACGACATCCGGGCCATCGCGGACCTGAAGGCCCGCTATCAGTTCTGGCTGCACGTGGATGCCGCGTTCGGTGGCTTCGCGGCGGTGTCACCGACGTATGCGGGGCTGCTGGACGGCTGGGAGAGGGCCGATTCCGTGTGTGTCGACCTGCACAAATGGTTGAACGTGCCGTACGACTCGGCGGTGCAGTTCACCCGCCGGCAGGATCTCCAGGTGCGGGTGTTCGAGAACCAGTCGCCCTATCTCGGCACGCCCGGGGCCGTGCCCGACCCGATGCACCTCACGCCGGAGACGTCCCGCCGTCTGCGGGCACTGCCGGCGTGGTTCGCGCTCTTCGCGTACGGCCGCAAGGGTTATCGGGAGATCGTCGAGCGCAACATCGCCTGTGCTCAGGAGATGGGCACTCGACTCGCCGCCAGCGAGGATTGGCGGCTGCTGGCCCCGGTACGGCTCAACGTGGTCTGCTTCGCGCCCGTGGGTCGTGGGATCCCTGAGGTACTGGATGCCTTGTCCCGCAGCGGCGAGGCGTTCCTGACGCCGACCGTCTACAAGGGAGTCCCGGCCATTCGCGCCGCCTTCAGCAACTGGCGCACCACCTCGGCCGACGTCGACCGGGTGTGCCGGGCCTTGGGGGTGTGACGGGGCGCAGGCCGCAGGCCGCCTCCGCCCCGCCTTGATCAACCGTGCTGAGCAGGCCCCCGATTCCAGTGTAGACCTCGAACCTGGCAGCCCGCTCACTCGAAGATCGACTTCGTCAGGGATCCCCCGAAATTCAATTATACTCGGTGAACCTGGCAGTCGAGGGCGGCCGGATCAGCTCGGGCTGGTCGGTCGGGCGGGGGTCAGGGCGATCTGCTTCTTGAGCATGCGGCCGCCGTCGGCGGTGAGGCGCAGGTAGTAGTCCGACGAGCACCAGGTGCCGTCCTCGTCCAGGCCCAGCAGGCCGGAGCCGGCCGGCACCCACGACGAATCCGGGGCGGTCTTGGCGATCTGGTTGCCCTCGGTGAACTCGTCGAACATCGATATGTAGATGCCCTGCGCGCCAACACGAACCATGTTGTAGAACTGCCGCCACATGAAATCGCCGTGCCGGCGCTGACGGGCCGACACGTCGCCGGGGAGGACGCACGGCTGGTAGTCGATGCCGTGGCTGGTGCAATCGGCCTGATCACCGACGTTGATGGTGTTGTAGACGTTGTCGGAACCGGCGGCATCGCTGATGGCGCCGACCATCCACGGGGAGATCATGTTGAAAGCGTGGTAGGTGTCGAGGAAACCGGTGCGGGTGCCGGCGCCGCCGACGCGCCATTCCCGTGGCACGCCGCCCACGACGTAACAGCCCTGCCCCTTGAACCAGTTGATCACGTCGAGGCAGGTGCCGGCGTCCCACGGGTGATTCCCGTCGCTGAAGCCGAAGCCCCAGATGCCGACGACCGGCTTGCCGTTCTGGCGCGCATACGCCGACGATGAGGTGTAGGCGCGCATCTTGTTGGTCCAGTCGGCTTTCATCTCCGACTGCATGCTCGTCCAACCGCTGGCGTCGTACATGATGTAGAACTTCACGCCATGGGTCTCGGCCGCCGACCGCACCTTGGCGGTGATGGCGTCGCGGGTCGGACCCTCGCTGCCGTTGGGGTTGAAGCGTTGCAGGGCCGCGGTGTCGCACCCGTAGGCGCTCATCCACCCGAAGTGCATGTCCACGGTTTGCTGGTCGTACGAAGAGAACAGGGTGGCTGGATTGCCGTTGTTGAGGTTGCCGTACCCGGTCTGGTAGCCCCTAGTGAACTCCCGCATGTCCGGCCACGCCTTGATGGTGTTGTTGTTCGAAGGCGACGGGGCCTGGCCGCCGTTCTGGCTCCAGTGCCACCACGTGTTGATCGGGGCACCGTCGCCGATGCAGGCGTACCAACCCTGGTAGCCCACGGTTATCCTGCCCACGACGTCACCGACCGGACTCGCGGACGCGCTGGGTAAGTAGGCCGTGCCCGCGGCGGCAGCGGCCGCCGCGGCGAGAAAGGCCCGTCGAGACAATCCCATGTCGAATACTCCTTGTCATCGTTGACAAGAAGACCCTTGTGGCGGCAAGGACCTCGCCAGTGGGGCGAGACTAGGCCGAAAGTGGCTGGGGCGCAACGGGTCTGTTATGGACGGTCGAGCACCAGTTCGCGGGCATACGTGTAGCGCTCACGCACGGAAGGCACCGGAAGCGCCTCGTAGCAGCGGGAAGTGAGCGCGCTCCACTGTGGAGGGTCGATCGCCCCGCTCAACGCCCAAGCGGCCTGTCTGGCGGCGCCGTCGGCGACGAATTCGCTCGGCTCGGGAACCACGACGGGGCAACCGAAAACCGTGGGCGCGATCCGACGGACCGCCTCGGATCTGGCGCCGCCGCCGACGATCACCACGCGGGACGCCGGAATGCCCAGCTCCACCAAGGCATCCACGGCGTCGGCGAGACTGCACAGCAGGCCCTCGACGGCAGCCCGGGCCAGGTGTGCGGGCGTGGCGGTGTCCAGCCGAAGCCCGTGCAACGTTCCGGAGGCATCGGGCCGGTTGGGGGTGCGCTCGCCCTCCAGGTACGGCACCAGCACGAGACCGCCGGCACCGGGCGGGGCCGACAGGGCCAACGACGACAGCTCGTCCACGCCGATACGCAGCATTCGGGCCGTGGCGTCGAGCACCCGGGCGGCGTTCAACGTGCACACCAACGGCAGGAAACGGCCTTGCGCGTCGGCAAAGCCGTTCACGACCAGACTGCCGGCCGGCTTGACGCTGGACGCGAAGGCCGTGCCGGAGGTGCCGATGGACACCACGACATCGCCCGGTTCCGCCTGCACGCCAAGGGCTGCCGCCGCATTGTCGCCGGCGCCGGCGGCCACCAGGGCACCGGAAGCCGTGTGGCCGGCGGCGGCCGAGGGCTCGAGCACGCGCGGTAGCTCGAGGGTGCGGCCGAAGGCCTGGGCGAGCAGATCCTCGCGGTACGAACCGGAAGACGGCGACCAGTAGCCGGTTCCGCTGGCATCACTGCGATCCGTGTGCCGATCGCCGCCGGTCAGCCGCTGCGTCAACCAGTCGTGCGGCAGACACACCGCGGTGGTACGGGCGGCGTTGGCCGGCTCGTGCTCGGCCAGCCAGCGCAGCTTGGTGATGGTGAACGACGCCACCGGCACGCTGCCGACGGCGTCGACCCACGCCTCCGGCCCGCCGAGCTCCGACACCAGGTCGGCCGCGGCGGCTGCCGACCTGGTGTCGTTCCACAGCAATGCCGGCCGGACGACGTCGCCGGACTCGTCCAGGCACACCATGCCGTGCTGTTGGGCGCCGACGGCGAGCGCGGCGACGTCGTCAAGCCCGCCGGCGTCCGCGATGGCCGTGTCCAGCGCCTGCTGCCACGCCGCCGGATCGACCTCCGTGCCGACCGGATGGACGGCCCGGCCCGAGCGGACCAGGGCCCCGGTGTCGGCGTCCCGCACGACCACCTTGCAGGACTGGGTGGACGAGTCGATCCCGGCGACGAGCGTCATGTCAGCGGGCTCCCAACGCGTGCTCGACGGCCAGCTGCGACAGCTCGACGAAGCCGTAACCGCGGGCGCCCAC encodes:
- the xylB gene encoding xylulokinase — translated: MTLVAGIDSSTQSCKVVVRDADTGALVRSGRAVHPVGTEVDPAAWQQALDTAIADAGGLDDVAALAVGAQQHGMVCLDESGDVVRPALLWNDTRSAAAAADLVSELGGPEAWVDAVGSVPVASFTITKLRWLAEHEPANAARTTAVCLPHDWLTQRLTGGDRHTDRSDASGTGYWSPSSGSYREDLLAQAFGRTLELPRVLEPSAAAGHTASGALVAAGAGDNAAAALGVQAEPGDVVVSIGTSGTAFASSVKPAGSLVVNGFADAQGRFLPLVCTLNAARVLDATARMLRIGVDELSSLALSAPPGAGGLVLVPYLEGERTPNRPDASGTLHGLRLDTATPAHLARAAVEGLLCSLADAVDALVELGIPASRVVIVGGGARSEAVRRIAPTVFGCPVVVPEPSEFVADGAARQAAWALSGAIDPPQWSALTSRCYEALPVPSVRERYTYARELVLDRP
- a CDS encoding glycoside hydrolase family 71/99-like protein, which gives rise to MGRITVGYQGWYACIGDGAPINTWWHWSQNGGQAPSPSNNNTIKAWPDMREFTRGYQTGYGNLNNGNPATLFSSYDQQTVDMHFGWMSAYGCDTAALQRFNPNGSEGPTRDAITAKVRSAAETHGVKFYIMYDASGWTSMQSEMKADWTNKMRAYTSSSAYARQNGKPVVGIWGFGFSDGNHPWDAGTCLDVINWFKGQGCYVVGGVPREWRVGGAGTRTGFLDTYHAFNMISPWMVGAISDAAGSDNVYNTINVGDQADCTSHGIDYQPCVLPGDVSARQRRHGDFMWRQFYNMVRVGAQGIYISMFDEFTEGNQIAKTAPDSSWVPAGSGLLGLDEDGTWCSSDYYLRLTADGGRMLKKQIALTPARPTSPS